A genomic window from Pseudocitrobacter corydidari includes:
- a CDS encoding YbgC/FadM family acyl-CoA thioesterase yields the protein MQTKIKVRGYHLDVYQHVNNARYLEFLEEARWDGLENSASFQWMTAHHIAFVVVNININYRRPAVLSDVLTVTSKVEQLNGKSGVLSQVVTLDPEGQVVADALITFVCIDLKTQKALPLEGELREHLEQMVA from the coding sequence ATGCAGACAAAAATTAAAGTTCGCGGGTATCACCTGGACGTGTATCAGCACGTTAATAACGCCCGGTATCTGGAGTTTCTGGAAGAAGCCCGCTGGGATGGGCTGGAAAACAGCGCCAGTTTCCAGTGGATGACCGCGCACCATATCGCCTTTGTGGTGGTGAATATCAATATTAACTACCGCCGCCCGGCGGTGCTGAGCGATGTACTCACGGTAACCAGTAAAGTGGAGCAGTTAAACGGGAAAAGCGGCGTGTTAAGCCAGGTGGTGACGCTGGACCCGGAAGGGCAGGTAGTGGCGGATGCGTTGATTACGTTTGTCTGCATTGACCTGAAAACGCAGAAGGCGTTGCCTCTGGAAGGGGAGTTACGCGAACACCTGGAGCAGATGGTCGCGTAA
- a CDS encoding PLP-dependent cysteine synthase family protein, with product MNSTWVKNAISEINADYQRSADTHLIRLSLPAFPGIQLYLKDESTHPTGSLKHRLARSLFLYGLCNGWIKEGTPIIEASSGSTAVSEAYFARLLGLPFIAVMPSCTAKRKNEQIEFYGGRCHFVQSACEIYAASETLARELNGHYMDQFTFAERATDWRGNNNIADSIFRQMSHEPNPIPDWIVMSAGTGGTSATIGRYIRCQGHNTQLMVVDPQNSVFMDYWQSRDGSLRSSVGSKIEGIGRPRVEPSFIPDVVDDMLRVPDAASVATAQWLESQLGRKVGASTGTNMWGALQLAARMHKEGRSGSIVTLLCDSGERYLETYYNAEWVKENIGDLAPWQAEIECLLAR from the coding sequence ATGAACAGCACCTGGGTCAAAAACGCCATTAGCGAAATTAACGCCGATTATCAACGCAGCGCCGACACGCACCTGATTCGTCTGTCGCTGCCGGCGTTTCCCGGCATTCAGCTCTACTTAAAAGATGAAAGCACTCACCCAACCGGCAGCCTGAAACATCGTCTGGCGCGGTCGCTGTTCCTGTATGGCCTGTGCAACGGCTGGATCAAAGAAGGCACGCCCATTATTGAAGCGTCTTCCGGTTCCACCGCCGTGTCGGAAGCCTATTTTGCTCGCCTGCTGGGGCTGCCGTTTATCGCCGTCATGCCCTCGTGCACGGCCAAACGCAAAAACGAACAGATTGAGTTCTACGGCGGACGCTGCCATTTCGTGCAGAGCGCTTGTGAAATTTATGCCGCCTCCGAAACGCTGGCGCGTGAACTTAACGGCCACTATATGGACCAGTTTACGTTCGCCGAACGCGCGACCGACTGGCGCGGTAACAACAACATCGCCGACAGTATCTTCCGCCAGATGAGTCATGAACCGAACCCGATCCCTGACTGGATTGTGATGAGCGCAGGCACCGGCGGTACATCGGCGACCATCGGCCGCTACATTCGCTGTCAGGGGCATAACACGCAGTTAATGGTGGTCGATCCGCAAAACTCGGTGTTTATGGACTACTGGCAAAGCCGCGACGGCAGCCTGCGCAGCAGCGTTGGCAGTAAAATTGAAGGGATTGGCCGTCCGCGCGTCGAGCCCTCCTTTATTCCAGATGTTGTGGATGACATGCTGCGGGTACCGGATGCGGCAAGCGTCGCCACCGCACAATGGCTGGAAAGCCAGTTAGGCCGCAAGGTTGGCGCATCCACCGGCACCAACATGTGGGGCGCATTGCAACTCGCGGCACGGATGCATAAAGAGGGGCGCAGCGGGTCAATCGTGACGCTGCTGTGCGACAGCGGCGAGCGATATCTGGAAACCTATTACAACGCAGAATGGGTAAAAGAGAATATCGGCGATCTCGCACCGTGGCAGGCGGAAATTGAGTGCCTGCTGGCGAGATAA
- the ppiD gene encoding peptidylprolyl isomerase, with the protein MMDNLRTAANSVVLKVIFGIIIVSFILTGVSGYLIGGGNNYAAKVNGQEISRSQFENAVASERNRMQQQMGDQFSELAANENYIKTMRQQVLSRLVDEALLDQYAKELGLGISDEQVRKAIFATPAFQNEGKFDNTRYNALVNQMGMTADQYAQALRNQLTTNQLISAVAGTDFMLPGETDQLAALVSQQRLVREATIDVNALAAKQQVSDQEIASYYEQNKGQFVAPEQFRVSYIKLDAASMPSSASEEDVQAYYDQHKDEFTQPERKRYSIIQTKTEADAKAILDELNNGGDFAAIAKEKSTDVISKRNGGDMGWLEDSATVPELKDAGLKEKGQLSGVIKSSVGFLIARLDDIQPEQVKPLADVHAQIAVKVKQEKALDAYYALQQKVSDAASSDNDSLASAEQVAGVKAAVTGWFGHDNVPAELNFKPVTDAIFNGGLVGENGAPGNNSDIITVDGDRAFVLRVAEHKAESVKPLDEVKAQVTDIVKHNKAEQQAKLDAEKLLAALKDGKGDEAMKVAGLRFGETKTLSRTGQDPLSQATFELPLPQPGKPSFGMGNDMQGNVVLLALDEVKAGEMPEAQKKAMVQGITQNNAQIAFEALMSNLRKAAKIKMGDIVDQQQ; encoded by the coding sequence ATGATGGACAATTTACGCACGGCAGCCAATAGCGTCGTGCTCAAGGTAATTTTCGGTATCATTATTGTGTCGTTCATTTTGACCGGCGTAAGTGGCTATCTGATCGGCGGCGGTAACAACTATGCCGCGAAAGTGAATGGCCAGGAAATCAGCCGTAGTCAGTTTGAAAACGCTGTTGCCAGCGAACGTAACCGTATGCAGCAGCAGATGGGCGATCAATTCTCCGAACTGGCGGCCAACGAAAATTACATCAAAACAATGCGTCAGCAGGTGCTGAGCCGCCTGGTGGACGAAGCGCTGCTCGATCAATACGCCAAAGAGCTGGGCCTCGGTATCAGCGACGAACAGGTGCGTAAAGCAATCTTCGCGACCCCGGCCTTCCAGAACGAAGGTAAATTCGATAACACCCGCTACAACGCGCTGGTGAACCAAATGGGCATGACCGCCGATCAATACGCGCAGGCATTGCGTAACCAGCTGACCACTAACCAGCTGATTAGCGCCGTTGCGGGTACCGACTTTATGCTGCCGGGTGAAACCGACCAGCTGGCCGCGCTGGTTTCCCAGCAGCGTCTGGTGCGTGAAGCCACCATCGACGTCAACGCGCTGGCCGCGAAGCAGCAGGTAAGCGATCAGGAAATTGCCAGCTACTACGAACAGAACAAAGGTCAGTTTGTTGCGCCGGAGCAGTTCCGCGTCAGCTACATCAAGCTGGATGCGGCGAGCATGCCGTCTTCCGCGTCTGAAGAGGACGTACAGGCCTACTACGACCAGCACAAGGATGAGTTCACTCAGCCTGAGCGTAAACGTTACAGCATCATCCAGACCAAAACCGAAGCCGATGCTAAAGCCATCCTTGATGAGCTGAACAACGGCGGCGATTTTGCAGCGATTGCGAAAGAGAAATCTACCGACGTTATCTCTAAACGTAACGGCGGCGACATGGGCTGGCTGGAAGATTCCGCTACCGTGCCGGAACTGAAAGACGCGGGCCTGAAAGAAAAAGGTCAGCTCTCTGGCGTGATCAAATCTTCCGTGGGCTTCCTGATTGCGCGTCTGGACGATATCCAGCCGGAACAGGTGAAACCGCTGGCAGATGTTCACGCGCAAATCGCTGTCAAAGTGAAACAGGAAAAAGCGCTGGATGCCTACTATGCCCTGCAGCAGAAAGTGAGTGATGCCGCCAGCAGCGACAACGACTCTCTTGCGAGCGCAGAGCAGGTTGCGGGTGTGAAAGCGGCGGTGACCGGCTGGTTCGGTCACGACAACGTCCCGGCTGAGCTGAACTTCAAACCGGTTACCGATGCTATCTTCAACGGTGGCCTGGTGGGCGAAAACGGCGCGCCGGGTAACAACTCCGACATCATCACCGTCGATGGCGATCGTGCTTTTGTTCTGCGTGTGGCTGAGCACAAAGCAGAAAGCGTGAAACCGCTGGACGAAGTAAAAGCGCAGGTGACCGATATCGTTAAGCACAACAAAGCAGAGCAGCAGGCGAAGCTCGATGCTGAAAAACTGCTGGCTGCGCTGAAAGACGGTAAAGGCGACGAGGCGATGAAAGTTGCTGGTCTGCGTTTTGGCGAAACCAAAACCCTGAGCCGTACCGGTCAGGATCCGCTGAGCCAGGCAACCTTCGAACTGCCGTTACCGCAGCCCGGCAAACCAAGCTTCGGTATGGGCAACGACATGCAGGGCAACGTGGTTCTGCTGGCACTGGATGAAGTGAAAGCGGGCGAAATGCCGGAAGCGCAGAAGAAAGCGATGGTTCAGGGTATCACCCAGAACAACGCGCAAATCGCGTTCGAAGCCTTGATGAGCAACCTGCGTAAAGCGGCGAAGATTAAGATGGGCGACATCGTCGATCAGCAACAATAA
- the queC gene encoding 7-cyano-7-deazaguanine synthase QueC: MKRAVVVFSGGQDSTTCLVQALHQYDEVHCVTFDYGQRHRAEIDVARELALKLGARAHKVLDVTLLNELAVSSLTRDSIPVPDYEPDADGIPNTFVPGRNILFLTLTAIYAYQVKAEAIITGVCETDFSGYPDCRDEFVKALNHAVNLGMAKDIRFETPLMWLDKAETWALADYWGKLDLVRSETLTCYNGIKGDGCGHCASCHLRANGLNHYLADKVGVAAAMKQKTGLK; this comes from the coding sequence ATGAAACGCGCGGTTGTCGTCTTTAGCGGCGGACAAGATTCCACTACATGCCTGGTGCAGGCGCTCCATCAATATGATGAGGTCCACTGCGTCACTTTTGATTATGGTCAGCGTCATCGCGCAGAGATCGACGTCGCCCGTGAACTGGCATTAAAACTGGGCGCGCGTGCTCATAAAGTGCTCGACGTCACCCTGCTTAATGAACTGGCGGTCAGCAGCCTGACGCGTGACAGTATTCCGGTGCCGGACTATGAACCGGACGCTGACGGTATTCCGAATACCTTTGTGCCGGGACGCAATATTCTGTTCCTGACGCTGACGGCGATTTACGCCTATCAGGTAAAGGCCGAAGCGATCATCACGGGCGTTTGTGAAACCGATTTTTCCGGCTACCCGGACTGCCGCGACGAATTCGTGAAGGCGCTGAATCACGCGGTGAACCTCGGCATGGCGAAAGATATTCGTTTCGAAACGCCGCTGATGTGGCTCGATAAAGCCGAAACCTGGGCGCTGGCGGACTACTGGGGCAAACTCGACCTGGTGCGCAGCGAAACGCTGACCTGCTATAACGGGATTAAGGGCGATGGCTGCGGGCATTGCGCGTCCTGTCATCTGCGGGCAAACGGGCTGAACCACTATCTGGCGGATAAAGTCGGCGTGGCGGCAGCGATGAAGCAGAAAACCGGGCTGAAGTAA
- the cof gene encoding HMP-PP phosphatase yields MAKLAAFDMDGTLLMPDHRLGNETIATLKRLRERDITLTFATGRHVLEMRPLIDQLALDAFLITGNGTRVHSLHGDVMHRSDLSPDVADEVLHARWETHASMHVFNDNGWFTGKAIPEMLQAHMYSGFHYQLRDLRQIPAHEVTKICFCGDHDDLARLSIQLQEALGDRAHLCFSAVDCLEVLPVGCNKGAALTVLSAHLGLTMQECMAFGDAMNDREMLSLVGRGLVMGNAMGQLKAALPHLPVIGHCQNQAVSHYLTHWLDKPNLPYSPE; encoded by the coding sequence ATGGCAAAACTGGCGGCATTTGATATGGATGGCACTCTGCTGATGCCCGATCATCGGCTGGGTAATGAGACCATCGCCACGCTCAAGCGCCTGCGCGAACGCGACATTACGCTGACCTTCGCCACGGGTCGGCATGTTCTTGAAATGCGCCCGCTGATTGATCAACTGGCGCTCGATGCGTTCCTGATCACCGGCAACGGAACCCGCGTTCACTCTCTGCACGGCGATGTCATGCATCGCAGCGATCTCTCTCCGGACGTGGCCGATGAAGTGTTGCATGCCCGTTGGGAAACCCACGCCAGCATGCATGTTTTCAACGATAACGGCTGGTTCACCGGCAAAGCGATTCCCGAAATGTTGCAGGCGCATATGTACAGCGGCTTTCACTATCAGCTGCGCGATCTGCGGCAGATCCCGGCCCATGAGGTGACCAAGATCTGTTTCTGCGGCGATCACGATGATCTTGCGCGTCTGAGCATTCAGCTACAAGAGGCATTGGGCGATCGTGCGCATCTCTGTTTTTCGGCGGTGGATTGTCTGGAAGTATTGCCAGTTGGCTGCAACAAGGGCGCGGCGCTGACGGTGCTTAGCGCGCATCTTGGCCTGACGATGCAGGAATGTATGGCGTTTGGCGATGCCATGAACGATCGCGAAATGCTGAGCCTGGTCGGGCGTGGCCTGGTGATGGGCAACGCGATGGGGCAGCTGAAAGCGGCATTGCCGCACCTACCGGTTATCGGACACTGCCAGAACCAGGCGGTCTCCCACTATTTGACTCATTGGCTGGACAAACCCAACCTTCCTTATTCCCCCGAATAA
- a CDS encoding Lrp/AsnC family transcriptional regulator has translation MLDKIDRKLLSLLQTDCTLSLQALADAVNLTTTPCWKRLKRLEDDGILLGRVALLDAEKLGLGLTAFVLIKTQHHSSEWYSRFVNEVSQMPEVLGFWRMAGEYDYLMRVQVADMKRYDDFYKSLVNRVPGLSDVTSSFAMEQIKYTTALPIE, from the coding sequence ATGTTAGATAAAATTGACCGCAAGCTGCTTTCGCTGCTGCAAACGGATTGCACCCTCTCTTTGCAGGCACTGGCCGATGCCGTTAATCTGACCACCACACCCTGCTGGAAGCGGCTCAAGCGGCTGGAAGATGACGGCATTTTGCTTGGGCGCGTGGCGTTGCTGGATGCGGAGAAACTGGGGCTCGGCCTCACCGCGTTTGTGCTGATAAAAACGCAACATCACAGCAGTGAATGGTATAGTCGTTTCGTGAATGAAGTCAGCCAGATGCCCGAGGTGCTCGGCTTCTGGCGTATGGCAGGCGAATATGACTACCTGATGCGGGTACAGGTCGCCGACATGAAACGCTACGATGATTTTTATAAAAGCCTGGTGAATCGCGTCCCCGGACTGTCGGACGTCACCTCAAGTTTTGCGATGGAACAGATTAAATACACCACTGCGCTTCCCATCGAATAA
- a CDS encoding helix-hairpin-helix domain-containing protein, whose translation MKRGIKMLAIAAVMSCMGMSLSAQAASTAGAKPTVTQSAKASSEQTKAMPAAKTDDEGGSKVSINSASAEELAQAMNGVGLKKAQAIVSYREEYGPFKTVDDLKQVPGMGNSLVERNLSHLTL comes from the coding sequence ATGAAACGTGGAATCAAAATGCTGGCGATTGCCGCAGTCATGTCTTGCATGGGGATGAGTTTAAGCGCACAGGCAGCTTCCACTGCCGGGGCAAAACCGACGGTGACGCAAAGCGCGAAGGCCAGTTCCGAACAGACGAAAGCGATGCCTGCCGCGAAAACCGATGATGAAGGCGGCAGTAAAGTCAGCATCAACTCGGCCTCGGCGGAAGAACTGGCGCAGGCAATGAACGGTGTGGGGCTGAAGAAAGCGCAGGCCATTGTCAGCTACCGCGAGGAGTATGGCCCGTTCAAAACGGTGGATGACCTGAAGCAGGTGCCGGGAATGGGCAACTCGCTGGTGGAACGTAATTTGAGCCACCTCACGCTTTAA
- the hupB gene encoding nucleoid-associated protein HU-beta, producing MNKSQLIDKIAAGADISKAAAGRALDALIASVTESLQSGDDVALVGFGTFAVKERAARTGRNPQTGKEITIAAAKVPAFRAGKALKDAVN from the coding sequence GTGAATAAATCTCAACTGATTGACAAAATTGCTGCGGGTGCGGATATCTCCAAAGCTGCGGCTGGACGTGCGTTAGACGCTTTAATTGCTTCTGTTACTGAATCTCTGCAATCCGGGGATGATGTTGCGCTGGTAGGTTTTGGTACTTTTGCCGTTAAAGAGCGTGCTGCCCGTACTGGCCGCAACCCGCAAACCGGTAAAGAGATCACCATCGCTGCTGCGAAAGTACCGGCGTTCCGTGCAGGTAAAGCACTGAAAGACGCGGTAAACTGA
- a CDS encoding SgrR family transcriptional regulator has protein sequence MRLLNRLNQFQRLWLPSSGAPQQVTIADLAARCFCSERHVRTLLRQANEAGWLSWQAQSGRGKRGTLTFHTTPDALRNEMMELALNSGQQHNALELAQLAPVELRALLHPFLGGQWQNNTPTLRIPYYRPLEPLHPGFLVGRAEQHLAGQIHSGLTRFGRDTARPEGDLAHHWEVSADGLHWQFYIRSTLHWHNGDPIETRQLRQRLEMLLTLPGLRRLFASVEQIAQPHAQCLSFTLARPDYWLAHRLASYCSVLAHPDDPTLGSGPFQLKIFEPELVRLESHHRYHLGHPLLQAIEFWITPQLFEQDLGTSCRHPVQIAVGEAEELSQLRLVSNSISLGFCYLTFRQSSRLSKAQAQRVIALIHHSGLLQSLPVDENLITPSQALLPGWAIPPVPEDDTPLPPRLTLHYHLPVELHTMAEELKRALAQQGCELTLCFHDAKSWDDYPDLDQADLLMGDRLIGEMPEYTLEQWLRCDPLWPAILSESRYSALITALDAAQAQADETQRIAALKTIFTLLMEEGMLTPLFNYQYQISAPPGVNGIHLNARGWFDFTQAWLPPSTR, from the coding sequence ATGCGACTGCTTAACCGATTAAACCAGTTTCAGCGCCTGTGGCTGCCCTCTTCCGGCGCGCCGCAGCAGGTCACCATTGCCGATCTCGCGGCGCGCTGTTTTTGTAGTGAGCGACACGTCCGCACCCTGTTGCGTCAGGCAAACGAGGCGGGCTGGCTCAGTTGGCAGGCGCAGTCCGGGCGCGGGAAGCGCGGTACGCTAACCTTCCACACGACACCGGACGCACTGCGTAATGAGATGATGGAGCTGGCATTAAACAGCGGTCAGCAACACAATGCGCTGGAGCTGGCACAGCTGGCGCCGGTGGAACTGCGCGCGCTGCTGCACCCTTTTCTGGGCGGCCAGTGGCAGAACAATACGCCGACGCTGCGTATCCCTTACTATCGTCCGCTGGAGCCACTGCATCCTGGGTTTTTAGTGGGTCGCGCCGAACAGCATTTAGCCGGGCAAATCCATTCCGGGCTGACCCGTTTTGGCCGCGATACCGCCCGCCCGGAAGGCGATCTTGCGCATCACTGGGAGGTTTCAGCGGATGGGCTGCACTGGCAGTTCTATATTCGCTCCACCCTGCACTGGCACAATGGCGACCCTATCGAAACGCGACAACTCAGGCAACGGCTGGAAATGCTGCTGACGCTGCCCGGTTTACGCAGACTGTTCGCCAGCGTGGAACAAATCGCCCAGCCCCACGCCCAGTGCCTGAGCTTTACGCTTGCTCGCCCGGATTACTGGCTGGCGCATCGGCTGGCAAGCTATTGCAGCGTGCTGGCGCATCCGGACGATCCCACGCTCGGTAGCGGCCCGTTCCAGCTGAAGATCTTTGAGCCTGAGCTGGTACGTCTGGAAAGCCACCATCGTTATCATCTGGGGCATCCGCTGTTGCAGGCGATCGAGTTCTGGATCACCCCACAGCTGTTCGAACAGGATCTCGGCACCAGCTGCCGTCATCCGGTGCAAATCGCCGTCGGCGAAGCGGAAGAGCTCAGCCAGTTGCGGCTGGTGAGCAACAGCATCAGTCTCGGCTTTTGCTACCTGACATTTCGTCAGAGTTCACGGCTCTCAAAAGCGCAGGCACAGCGGGTAATTGCGCTGATTCATCACAGCGGCCTGCTGCAATCATTGCCGGTGGATGAAAACCTGATTACCCCCAGCCAGGCGCTGCTTCCCGGCTGGGCAATTCCGCCTGTGCCGGAAGACGACACGCCCCTGCCGCCGCGTCTGACGCTGCATTATCATCTGCCTGTTGAATTGCACACCATGGCCGAAGAACTGAAGCGGGCGCTGGCGCAGCAGGGCTGCGAACTGACGCTCTGCTTCCACGATGCGAAAAGCTGGGACGATTATCCGGATCTTGATCAGGCCGATCTGCTGATGGGCGATCGGTTGATTGGCGAAATGCCGGAATACACGCTTGAGCAGTGGCTGCGCTGCGATCCGTTATGGCCCGCCATACTGAGCGAGTCACGTTACTCCGCGCTGATTACCGCGCTGGATGCCGCGCAGGCGCAAGCGGACGAGACACAGCGCATCGCGGCGCTAAAAACCATCTTCACCCTGTTAATGGAAGAAGGCATGCTCACGCCGCTGTTTAACTATCAATATCAAATCAGCGCGCCGCCGGGGGTAAACGGCATTCACCTCAACGCACGCGGCTGGTTTGATTTCACCCAGGCCTGGCTGCCGCCATCAACGCGGTGA